Sequence from the Fulvivirga ligni genome:
TTTTAAAGATAAGTACGCTCTTACAGCTACTGTAAGAAGAGACGGTTCGTCAAGATTTGCTGAGGATAATCAATTCGGTACTTTTATCTCAGGTGCATTTGCCTGGAATATAAAGGATGAAGAGTTTCTTAAAAACGTATCATTCTTATCAGATTTGAAGTTAAGAGTAGGTTATGGAGAAACAGGTCAGGAGAATGTAGGGCCTTCATATCCAGCAATTCCTACAATCACATACAGTAATGGAAGGGCAAGATATCCATTTGGAAATACATATTACAATACCATTAGGTACAACGGTTATGATGCTAACCTGAAATGGGAAGAAACGGTGACATATAATGCTGGTGTTGATTTTGGATTTTTAGATGGAAGAATCAATGGTAGTTTTGATTACTACATCAGAAAAACAGATGATCTTTTGAACGTTATTCCAATTCCTATTGGAACTAACTTTACCAATGAAATCCTAACCAATGTAGGAAACCTTGAGAACAAAGGTTTAGAGTTAAGTTTAAATGCCATACTTGTAGACGGTGATAAATTTAGATGGGATGCTGGTTTTAACTTAACAAGAAACCAAAATAAGGTAACTAAGTTAACTGCTGTTGACGATCCAACTTTTATTGGAAATTTAACCGGAGGAATTGGCGGAGCCACAGGTAATAATATACAGGTAAACAGAGTTGGCGAAAGTGCAAATTCATTCTTTGTATATCAGCAAGTATATAATGAGGCAGGCGATCCTGTTGAAGGCTTATATGTGGATCAAAATGAAGACGGGATCATTAATGACCTCGATAGGATAGTTAAGGAAAATCCTGCACCGAAAGTTTATATGGGCTTCTCTTCAAACTTCAGTTATGGAAAGCTAAGCCTTGGATTTAATGCAAGGATGAACCTGGGCAATTATGTGTATAATAACGTTGCGTCTCAATATGCCACTTATACCAACATTTACAACCCACAAGGTTATTTAAATAACGTTTCTACCTCAGTGAGAGAATCAGGATTTAACAATCCTCAATACTTTTCAGACTATTATATTGAAGATGCATCGTTCTTCAGAATGGATAACATGACCTTAGGTTATGATGTAGGTAGAGTAGGAACAGATGGATTAAATCTCAGCTTAAACTTTACAGTACAAAACGTATTTGTAGTATCTAAGTATGATGGCCTAGATCCAGAATTATCAAATGGTATTGATAATAACATTTACCCAAGACCAAGAACCTTTATGCTTGGTGTGAATTTTAATTTCCAAAAGTAAAGACTGAGTTAAAATGAAAAAGATATATATACACATATTAATCATTTTCGCGGTATTGACGTCGTCATGCGTAGATGATTTAAATGTATCACCAATAGATCCGGATGATCAAACCCCTTCAGATGTTTTGGTGGACGTAGATGCATACAAACAGCTGCTAGCTAAATTATATGGAGGTTTAGCACTAACAGGCCAGCAAGGTCCTGCCGGACAAGGTGACATAGCTGGAATAGATGAAGGTTTCTCTTCATATTTAAGAGGTTACTTCTTACACCAGGAAATGACTACTGATGAGGCTGTTATAGGTTGGAATGACCAGACGATAAAAGATTTTCATGATCTAGATTGGGGAGCAAGTGACGCCTTTATCAGAGGAATGTACTCCAGAATATTTTACCAGATCACTTTAGCTAATCAGTTCATTAGAGAAACTTCTGATGTAGGTGGTTTGTCTGCAAGTGAGCAGGATGAAATCACAGCTTTTAGAGCTGAGGCTAGATTCCTAAGAGCACTTAGTTATTGGCATGCAATGGATTTGTTTTCTGATGTTCCTTTTGTTACCGAGGCGGATGCCATAGGTGCATTCTTACCGGAGCAGGCTACAAGATCTCAAATCTTTGAATACATAGAGTCGGAGCTTATCGCTATTAATGAAGATTTAATTGCTCCCGGACAAAATGAATATGCCAGAGCTGATCGTGCAGCTGCTTGGGCTTTATTAGCTAAATTATATCTCAACGCAGAGGTATATGTGGGTGAAAATCATTATACAGAATGTATCGATTATTGTAAAAGAATAATTGATGCTGGTTATAGTTTAGAGTCAGATTACTCACACATGTTCTTAGCGGATAATCAGGATTCACCTGAATTTATCTTTCAAATTGCGTTTGATGGACAAAATACTCAGTCATATGGAGGAACTACTTTCATAATTCATGGGGCAGTAGGTGGATCTATGTCTGCAGCAGCCTTCGGTATAGATGGTGGATGGAGTGGTATGAGAACCACTAGCGCCTTTGTTAATAAGTTCTCTGATACTTCTGGAGATACTGATAGCAGAGCCATGTTCTACACTGATGGTCAGTCATTAGAAATAGATGATCTTACAGAATTTACTCAAGGTTACGCAATAGCAAAGTACAAAAATGTAACTAGTACGGGAGCTCAAGGTTCTAACGCTACGTTTACAGATACTGATTTCCCTGTTTTTAGATTAGGTGATATCTATCTTACTTATGCCGAAGCAGTTCTGCGTGGTGGTTCTGGAGGTAGTACAGGAGAAGCTTTAACATATGTGAATGCTTTAAGGGAAAGAGCTTATGGAGATGCTTCGGGTAATATTTCAGCCGCTCAACTGAACTTAGGTTTCATTCTTGATGAAAGAGCTCGTGAGTTATACTGGGAATGCCAAAGAAGAACTGACTTAGTAAGATTTGGACAATTAACCACCAGTGAGTACATCTGGCCTTGGAAAGGTGGAGTGAAATCAGGAAAGGCGGTTGATGTTAGGTATAACATTTTCCCATTACCTGCTTCAGATGTAGCGGCTAATCCTAATTTGAAGCAACCGGGTGATTATTAATTGTCAGGTTTAAATTAAAAGAAATCAAAATGAACAGATTTATATATATTCTTTCACTATTATTCGTGGGGCTTATTATGGCCTGCGAAGATGATTCTGAAAAGGTGGTGGTATCTTCAGATCCACTTGATCCGGAGTTGACTTTTCCTACCACACCTGGAATAGCTTTCGCAAAGGCGAACGAAGATTCAACTATTACTTTTAAATGGTCGGAGGCTGACTTTGCCATTAAAGCGGTGACACATTACGGTGTTCAACTTTCACTAGATGAATCGTTCGCAAGTAATGTTACTATATTAGAAGTTACTGAACAGCTGAGTGGTGGAGCTAAGGTGAGTGCCATCAATAAAGCCCTAATCGATTGGGAACTTCCTATTGATGAGTCGGTTGAAGTATTTAGCAGAGTTTTTGCTACCGTTAACCCTAATGTAGATACGGCATTTTCAACTGCTGTAAGCTACATTATGACTCCTTATGAGACACTTCCTGAGTACCCTATGGTATATGTACCAGGTGCCTACCAAGGATGGTCTCCAGGAGAAGTTAATGGTCGATTATTCTCATATGAAAGCAATGATGTTTACGAAGGAATTATTCGTCTTACAGGTAGTGATCCTGTAGAATTCAAGCTTACTCCAGCTCCTAATTGGGATAATTCTTGGGGAGGAACGCTAACAGCTGATGGTGATGGCTATACAGGTACTTTAGATGGAGGTGATAACTTAAAGGCAGCTCCTGGTACTTATAAGTTTACTTTTAACACTACAGATTTAACTATTACCCTGGAAAAAACTGATGATTGGGGTGTGATAGGTTCTTCTGTGGCACCGTTTGACTGGTCTGCCGATGTGGATATGTTCTACAATGGGCAGAGAAAGATGTGGGAGATCACGGATGATTTCAAAGCTGGAGAATTCAAGTTTAGAGCCAATGATGACTGGGCGAAGAACTATGGAGACTCTGAGCCGGATATGGTGCTCGACACAAATGATGGTAATAACATCAAACTTGATTCGGATGGAAATTATACCATTAGGGCCAATTTTGAAACAATGGATTATACAGTAGATCAAAACTAAAATGTAAGTGCCATTCGATTTTCGGATGGCACTTTTTTTCTATGCTTATGAACAAATTTTACTACTCAATACTAACCCTATTACTCATCTCATTTTCTGGTTATGCTCAAGTAACCACCAACCCCGAGATAGTAGTTGCTAGTGAGCCTGTAACTATTACTGTAGATGTTACTGGTACTGGCTTGCAGGACTATACTGATGATGTATGGCTTTGGACATGGATCAAGGAAGGCAACGCCACAGGTGATGCTCCTACTAATGTGAATCCGGCTACAGCGGCCCAGGATGCTGCTAAAATGACGCGCTCAAATGAAGATCCGAATATTTATTCTATCACCCTTACACTCAGTGAATTCTATAATGTAGACGCTGCTGATATGGATGTTGTTGGCCTACTGTTGAAAGGCCGTGATTGGAGTAACGGGCAGACGCCAGATTATTCAATCGATATTAGTGAGCCTGGGTTTTCAGTGAAAATAACTCAGCCTTCTACTTTTCCTTTATTCTTGAATGAAGGAGATAATCTGAATATTGAAGCGACAGCTGCTGAAGAGGCAAGTTTATCACTTCTTGTGAATGGAAATGAGGTGGCCTCAACTATCGGCAGTATATTGTCATACACATTAGAAGCCGGAGTGCCCGGAAAATATGTTGTAACGCTCAACGGTACAAGCGGTGAAGAGGAAGCTTCTGATTCCTTTACATTTCTGGTAAGAGAAGAAAGTCCTACGGCTTCACGGCCTGAAGGTGTTATTCCCGGCATTAATTATCATGAAAATGATAATACAAAGGCCACTTTATGTCTGCAAGCTCCGGATAAACAGTCGGTTTATCTGTTAGGGGACTTCAATAACTGGGAGATTGATCCAGATTATCAGATGAATAAAGACGGCGAATTCTATTGGTTGGAGATTACTGGACTTACACCAAATAAGGAATATGTTTTTCAATATCTGGTAGATGAAAGCATTAAAATAGGAGACCCTTATGCAGATAAGATTGTAGATCCCGCTAATGATCCATACATTTCTAATGATACTTATCCTGATCTAATAACCTATCCGGATAATAATGTAATCAGTGGTATAGCTACCGTACTTCAGACAGGACAAACGCCTTACAACTGGGAAATAACGGATTTCGATAAGCCTGCCAGTGAGGACTTGGTGATTTATGAGTTACTAATCAGAGATTTCGATATCAGACATGATTATCAAGGGGTACTCAATCATATAGATTACCTTGCTGGTCTGGGCATTAATGCCATTGAGCTTATGCCCATCATGGAATTTGACGGAAACCTTAGCTGGGGTTATAATCCAGCCTTCTTTTTAGCTTCTGACAAATATTATGGTTCTAAAAATGAATTAAAAAGGTTCATAGATGAATGCCACAAGAGAGGGATAGCAGTTATTTTGGATATGGTGCTTAATCATACTCATGAAAAGAATCCTATTGCTCAATTGTATTGGGACTATGATAACAACAGACCAGCGGCAGATAATCCATGGTTAAACCCGGAAGCGAAACATCCATATAATGTGTTTAATGACTTCAATCATGAGTCTTCTTATACAAAGGCTTTTGTGGATACAGTGAATAATTACTGGGTAAATGAGTACAAGTTCGATGGTTATAGATTTGACCTTACAAAAGGGTTTACTCAGAATTTTAATACTGATGTAAACGCCTGGAGTCGGTATGACCAGTCAAGGATAGACTTACTGACCAGAATGACTGATAAGATATGGGCCAATGATCCATCTACGTATGTGATTTTTGAGCATCTGGCAGAAAATAGCGAAGAGCTAGTGCTGGCTAATTACGGTATTATGCTTTGGGGCAATATGAACCACAATTATAACCAGATTACTATGGGTTATGCTGAAGAATCAGACCTGAGCTGGGCATACTACGGTACTAGAAACTGGAATGATCCCAATTTGATCTCCTACATGGAAAGTCATGATGAGGAGAGAATGATGTTTAAAAATATTAACTATGGAAACGCTGAGGGTGATTACAACACCAGAGAACTTAAGGAGGCTGTGGACAGAACTACAGCAGCTGCTGCATTTTACTATCTGATTCCTGGCCCTAAAATGTTATGGCAATTCGGAGAGCTGGGTTATGATATCAATATCGACTTTAACGGTAGAACAGGGGAGAAGCCTATTCCATGGGATAATTCAGGTGCTGGCTTAGATTATAATCTGGATGATGATCGTACAGACTTGTATGATGGTTTTGCTAAAATCATAAGCCTTAAAAATGATTATGGTGTTTTTAGGTCAGACAATGTAACCATGTTTGGAGGTAATACCCTCATAAAGGAGCTTTTGATAGAAAATGACACAGACACTGACAGCCCTGCAAGTGTAGATGAAATGGATGTGTATGTGGTTGGTAACTTTGGCGTATCAGAGACCAGCATTGCGGGACATTTTACTCACACAGGTGCCTGGTTTGATTATTTTTCTGGTAAGCAGCTGGACGTGGCTTCAACAGAGCAAGCTGTGGTTTTAAAGCCAGGTGATTTTAAGATTTATACTGATTTTAGAATTAGTGAAGAAGTAATCACATCAGTTCAAGATGCCGTTTCTAACGATGCCCAGTGGGGATTTTATCCTAATCCGGTATTGGATAGATTACAGTTGAAAACTGATGGTTTAAATAACTACTCTGTTAAGATTCTGGATATTAATGGAAGAGAGTATTTGAGTGAAGAAAATCTGCAGGAAAATGCATGGTTAGATGTTCATACATTGAAAAAGGGAATATATATTATCCGAATTTCGAACTCTAACCACACATTTGCGCAGAAGTTTGTTAAAAACTAATCCTTAATTGATCCCCAGGCTTACACTATCTTTATTGGATAGTGTAAGTCTTGGTTTCAAAGCCTATATAGCTAAAGACTAGTTTATCCGATTTATTGTTGAGTTTTATCTTAAATGAGCCATCTCTGTCGCTAACAGTACCTGAGGTTGAGTTCTCAATGATAATATTAGTGCCTGGCAATGGCTTTCCATCCTGATTTTTTACTATCCCCGTTACCTCAAGGCCATTATGCTTAATGTCTAGTTGAAAGGCATCTGAAGGAAGTTCTATTATGTCATTCATCTCCACTTGGGCTGTGTTATCATCATTTCCCAATTTGAAAGTAACAGGTAACACAATTCTTTGCTTTACAGCTTTGCCTCTTTGTTTACCAGGTTTCCATGGCGCTCCTTCAGCAGCTTTTAGCAGGGCAGATTTTGCTTCCTCATCGCATCCTGCTCCAATGCCTTTTACAGCTACCACGTTAGTTAATGCACCAGTTTCATCCACAACAAATTGCAAATAAACCTTACCTTCTACACCCATTTTTCGGGCTTGTTGAGGGTACTTCATAACTTTGGCTAATTCTTCATAAAAAGCCTGATATCCACCTGCAGGCATTGCCGGATCTTCAACGATTACAAAAGACTCTTCATCACCACTTTGGACATCAGCTACTTCCACAATTTTGTCAAGAGGTCCATCTTGGTTCACAATCATCCCTATCATTTCCCTTTCTTTATAAACTTTCATAAAGCCTATACTCTGTGGGTCGATGTTTTTAAGTCTGGCTAAAGCCTCATCATTACTTGCATCAGTTTCCATATACACAAAATGAGCATTAGGGTGTTTCTTTTGCAGAGATGCTAGTTCTGGCTTTAGCTCCTCAGGAATTTCACTTTGGTGAGCAGTAGCCATTACGTCTGATACATCTTGTATTACCTCATCATTACAAGCAAGAGCTATAATTAATAAAGAAACTACAGGTACCAGAGCAAACCATTTCCAGGTTTTAAATTTTGTTATTGGACGGTTCATCATTTTAATTCTTTTTAACGTGAAAGATTGATTGAAATGGTGAGCCAGACCCAGACTCATTTGATTAAGTGTCATTTTTGCAAGAATGTAACTATAGTGCTGAGTGTCAGTACTTTTTAGTATCGACTGATCAGCCAGATATTCATGAGTATGCTGTAGTCTTTTCTTTAAAAACCACACCAATGGGTTGAGCCAAAAGAGTACTTTAAGAAATTCGTAAATCACT
This genomic interval carries:
- a CDS encoding alpha-amylase family glycosyl hydrolase; amino-acid sequence: MNKFYYSILTLLLISFSGYAQVTTNPEIVVASEPVTITVDVTGTGLQDYTDDVWLWTWIKEGNATGDAPTNVNPATAAQDAAKMTRSNEDPNIYSITLTLSEFYNVDAADMDVVGLLLKGRDWSNGQTPDYSIDISEPGFSVKITQPSTFPLFLNEGDNLNIEATAAEEASLSLLVNGNEVASTIGSILSYTLEAGVPGKYVVTLNGTSGEEEASDSFTFLVREESPTASRPEGVIPGINYHENDNTKATLCLQAPDKQSVYLLGDFNNWEIDPDYQMNKDGEFYWLEITGLTPNKEYVFQYLVDESIKIGDPYADKIVDPANDPYISNDTYPDLITYPDNNVISGIATVLQTGQTPYNWEITDFDKPASEDLVIYELLIRDFDIRHDYQGVLNHIDYLAGLGINAIELMPIMEFDGNLSWGYNPAFFLASDKYYGSKNELKRFIDECHKRGIAVILDMVLNHTHEKNPIAQLYWDYDNNRPAADNPWLNPEAKHPYNVFNDFNHESSYTKAFVDTVNNYWVNEYKFDGYRFDLTKGFTQNFNTDVNAWSRYDQSRIDLLTRMTDKIWANDPSTYVIFEHLAENSEELVLANYGIMLWGNMNHNYNQITMGYAEESDLSWAYYGTRNWNDPNLISYMESHDEERMMFKNINYGNAEGDYNTRELKEAVDRTTAAAAFYYLIPGPKMLWQFGELGYDINIDFNGRTGEKPIPWDNSGAGLDYNLDDDRTDLYDGFAKIISLKNDYGVFRSDNVTMFGGNTLIKELLIENDTDTDSPASVDEMDVYVVGNFGVSETSIAGHFTHTGAWFDYFSGKQLDVASTEQAVVLKPGDFKIYTDFRISEEVITSVQDAVSNDAQWGFYPNPVLDRLQLKTDGLNNYSVKILDINGREYLSEENLQENAWLDVHTLKKGIYIIRISNSNHTFAQKFVKN
- a CDS encoding RagB/SusD family nutrient uptake outer membrane protein; translation: MKKIYIHILIIFAVLTSSCVDDLNVSPIDPDDQTPSDVLVDVDAYKQLLAKLYGGLALTGQQGPAGQGDIAGIDEGFSSYLRGYFLHQEMTTDEAVIGWNDQTIKDFHDLDWGASDAFIRGMYSRIFYQITLANQFIRETSDVGGLSASEQDEITAFRAEARFLRALSYWHAMDLFSDVPFVTEADAIGAFLPEQATRSQIFEYIESELIAINEDLIAPGQNEYARADRAAAWALLAKLYLNAEVYVGENHYTECIDYCKRIIDAGYSLESDYSHMFLADNQDSPEFIFQIAFDGQNTQSYGGTTFIIHGAVGGSMSAAAFGIDGGWSGMRTTSAFVNKFSDTSGDTDSRAMFYTDGQSLEIDDLTEFTQGYAIAKYKNVTSTGAQGSNATFTDTDFPVFRLGDIYLTYAEAVLRGGSGGSTGEALTYVNALRERAYGDASGNISAAQLNLGFILDERARELYWECQRRTDLVRFGQLTTSEYIWPWKGGVKSGKAVDVRYNIFPLPASDVAANPNLKQPGDY
- a CDS encoding SusE domain-containing protein, yielding MNRFIYILSLLFVGLIMACEDDSEKVVVSSDPLDPELTFPTTPGIAFAKANEDSTITFKWSEADFAIKAVTHYGVQLSLDESFASNVTILEVTEQLSGGAKVSAINKALIDWELPIDESVEVFSRVFATVNPNVDTAFSTAVSYIMTPYETLPEYPMVYVPGAYQGWSPGEVNGRLFSYESNDVYEGIIRLTGSDPVEFKLTPAPNWDNSWGGTLTADGDGYTGTLDGGDNLKAAPGTYKFTFNTTDLTITLEKTDDWGVIGSSVAPFDWSADVDMFYNGQRKMWEITDDFKAGEFKFRANDDWAKNYGDSEPDMVLDTNDGNNIKLDSDGNYTIRANFETMDYTVDQN
- a CDS encoding M56 family metallopeptidase — its product is MNDIINFFIEANICLIVLGLFYICCLRKENHHKFIRFYLLGAAVVSLVLPLLHLGSFIPIEQNTSGAEVGISNILTLPEFTVFGKDESSEISLISIDLGNFTVFGVVTFIYLTISAILLTVFFYRVIQILNFKNTKKSTPKEDHQFIFTDGQLPTFAFFNLLFFDNSVKLTEEERQKIIDHELVHIKERHSWDIVIYEFLKVLFWLNPLVWFLKKRLQHTHEYLADQSILKSTDTQHYSYILAKMTLNQMSLGLAHHFNQSFTLKRIKMMNRPITKFKTWKWFALVPVVSLLIIALACNDEVIQDVSDVMATAHQSEIPEELKPELASLQKKHPNAHFVYMETDASNDEALARLKNIDPQSIGFMKVYKEREMIGMIVNQDGPLDKIVEVADVQSGDEESFVIVEDPAMPAGGYQAFYEELAKVMKYPQQARKMGVEGKVYLQFVVDETGALTNVVAVKGIGAGCDEEAKSALLKAAEGAPWKPGKQRGKAVKQRIVLPVTFKLGNDDNTAQVEMNDIIELPSDAFQLDIKHNGLEVTGIVKNQDGKPLPGTNIIIENSTSGTVSDRDGSFKIKLNNKSDKLVFSYIGFETKTYTIQ